A genome region from Gammaproteobacteria bacterium includes the following:
- a CDS encoding CinA family protein — MSQSLYDLLKIHRQKLVTAESCTSGLLAAEITSLSGSSDWFDRGFVTYSNLSKQEMLSVNAQTLEKFGAVSEQTAIEMAEGALQKSNATISLSVTGIAGPKGGTPEKPVGTVWFGWASLDLFDTFALMQHFHGDRTHIRQQATQFALDTLYKKLSTIRGQVLK; from the coding sequence ATGTCGCAATCACTGTATGATTTACTCAAAATCCACCGACAGAAATTAGTTACTGCTGAATCTTGTACCAGTGGATTATTAGCAGCAGAAATTACTTCGCTATCGGGCAGCTCTGATTGGTTTGATCGCGGTTTTGTAACATACTCCAATCTTTCTAAACAAGAGATGCTCTCAGTTAATGCTCAAACTCTTGAAAAATTTGGTGCCGTGAGTGAGCAAACTGCAATAGAAATGGCTGAAGGCGCTCTTCAAAAAAGCAATGCTACTATCAGCTTATCTGTCACGGGAATTGCTGGCCCTAAAGGCGGCACTCCCGAAAAACCTGTCGGTACTGTGTGGTTTGGTTGGGCAAGCCTAGATCTTTTTGATACTTTCGCACTCATGCAACATTTTCACGGCGATCGAACGCATATACGACAACAAGCTACTCAATTTGCGCTTGATACGCTTTATAAAAAACTTTCAACAATAAGGGGTCAAGTCCTGAAATAA